The following DNA comes from Streptomyces sp. Ag109_O5-10.
AGGCGCTCCTCGAAGTCACCGCGGTAGCGGGAGCCGGCGACCAGGGCGCCGAGGTCCAGGGTGTAGAGGTGCTTGTCCTTGAGGGTCTCGGGCACCTCGCCCTTGACGATGGCCTGGGCGAGGCCCTCGACGACGGCGGTCTTGCCGACGCCGGGCTCACCGATCAGGACCGGGTTGTTCTTGGTACGGCGGGACAGCACCTGCATGACCCGCTCGATCTCCTTCTCGCGCCCGATGACCGGGTCGAGCTTGGACTCACGAGCGGCCTGGGTGAGGTTCCGGCCGAACTGGTCGAGGACCAGGGACGTCGAGGGGGTGCCCTCGGCAGGGCCGCCGGCGGTGGCGGTCTCCTTGCCCTGGTAACCGGAGAGCAGCTGGATCACCTGCTGCCGCACACGGTTGAGATCAGCGCCCAGCTTGACCAGGACCTGGGCGGCGACGCCCTCGCCCTCACGGATCAGGCCGAGCAGGATGTGCTCCGTGCCGATGTAGTTGTGACCGAGCTGAAGGGCCTCGCGGAGCGACAGCTCCAGGACCTTCTTGGCACGGGGGGTGAAGGGGATGTGCCCGGACGGGGCCTGCTGGCCCTGGCCGATGATCTCCTCCACCTGCTGGCGGACCGCCTCGAGCGAAATCCCGAGGCTCTCAAGGGCCTTGGCGGCGACACCCTCACCCTCGTGGATCAGGCCCAGGAGGATGTGCTCGGTGCCGATGTAGTTGTGGTTGAGCATCCGGGCTTCTTCCTGAGCCAGGACGACAACCCGCCGCGCGCGGTCGGTGAACCTCTCGAACATCGTTAATCGCTCCTCAGAGCGGTCAGGCAGTGGGGGGAACTTCCCCTCTCTGTCCTTCCGCAGCTTAGTCCCGCAAGCGGGGACCGCTCATTCCAACTGCCGACACCGTCGATGGCCTCCTGACCCCGAACGCCGACATCTGCTCCAACCCGATGGTGCGAGACGATGTTCCCGCAGGCCAGGCAGTTACCCTTTCCTCCAGTACGCCGATGGCGAACGTGAGACGGCCTCGCCTCCGTGTCGCCCCCTCCCACTAGGGATGTCTTACCCGCTGCTACCGACAGTCCATGCCGTGGGCGCCCGGTCCCTCCGCTATGGGCGAACAACCTTGCGTCTCTCCGTACCCCCGGACGCCCCCGTTCGCGGAACTCCGCGCAGTCGCACGCACACCCAGCGTAACTCGCACGCCTCCCGGACGGTTGCGCCTGGCATGGCTGGCACAGCACCTCTGGCCGCTTCAACGGTCCCTCACCCCCGTCGTCCGTTCGATTCCGCTTCCGGCTCCGGATGCGGCGCCGGCTCCGGTCCGGGCACCTCCCGGCACTGGTACGAGAACGATCTGGGGTGGCCAACGGTGCCCGCGGTGCCCGGAGAGCCGCTGCGGCTGGTCACAGGCGTGCGTTTCGACGTCCTGGAGGTGCCCACGCGGGCGGGTGTGCGGGCGCTCCGGCACCTGGCGCCGGGCTCGCCTGTGGCCCTTCAGGGCGGCCGGATGCGGCTGCTGGTGGCCGTGGGCAGCGCGGAGGAGCTGCCGGGGCTGCTGGCCTGGCTGGAGTGGGGCGCGCCGGCCCTCGATCTCGGCTTGCGGGCGCTGGGCGCCGGGGGCGCGATGGACGCCCCGGTCCGGCCCGGGCCGTCGGCCGCCGTCGTCCGGCCGCCGTCCGGGTCCACCGAGGGACAGGCCGGGCCCGTGCAGGGGGCCGCCGTCTGGTTGCGGCCCCCCGAGTCGGGGTGCGAGGTCGAGGCCTCGCTGCCGACGCTGTCGGCCATGGGGGGCGTCGGAGGCGCCCCCGATCTCGTGCGACTGGTGAACACGCTGGCCACGGAGTGCCACCGCGTCCGGCTGCGGCGCGCGGGCCACGAGCCGGAGGACAGTCAGGCGTTCGCGTCCTCGTAGGCCTGGCGAATCGTCGCCGGAACTCGGCCGCGGTCGTTGACGTCGTAACCGTTCTCCTTGGCCCACGCGCGAATCTGCGCGGTGTCCTGGCTGCCGCCGGAAGCCGCACGGGCCTTTCCGCGTCCGCCGGAAGCACGCCCACCGGTACGCCGGCCGCCCTTGACATAGGGGTCGAGAAGGCCGCGCAGCTTGTCCGCATTGGCGGTCGTGAGGTCGATCTCGTAGGTCTTGCCGTCCAACGCGAACGTCACGGTCTCGTCCGCCTCGCCGCCGTCGAGGTCGTCGACAAGAAGGACCTGAACCTTCTGTGCCACCGGATTTCCTTTCATCGATAACTTCAGGGCCGGGGTGTGCGGCGCCCGCCGTTTCGCCGCCCCCTGTTATATGCAGTACTGCAGTACGTCGGAAAGCAAACCGCTTTTGCGGGAAAAACACAAACCCCTGGGAGAGGCCGAGGGGCCCGCTCCCACCCGGAAACATGCGCGTTTCGGACATAGGGCACCGGGGCAAGGGGGGATGCCCGGAATAGCGGGGGGATCTCCGCCCCATCTCCGTCCATCTCTGCCTCGGCGGCGCCCTTGTCCGTCGCGATCCCTCTCGATCCCTCTCGGCGATCACAGATGCAGAAGCATCCGGCTGTTGCCCAAGGTGTTCGGTTTCACTCGTTCGAGTCCGAGGAACTCCGCGACACCCTCGTCATAGGAACGCAGCAGCTCCGCGTAGACATCGGTGTCCACGGGTGTCTCGCCGATCTCCACGAAGCCGTGCTTCCCGAAGAACTCGACTTCGAAGGTCAGACAGAAAACGCGGCGAACACCAAGCCAACGTGCGGTCTCCAGCAACTTCTCCAGCAACTGATGACCGACACCGGCACCCTTGAGGCTGTGGTTCACCGCGAGAGTGCGCACTTCCGCGAGGTCTTCCCACATCACGTGCAGTGCGCCGCAGCCGACCACCTCGGCGTTGTCGTCGCGTTCCGCGACCCAGAACTCCTGGATGTCCTCGTAAAGCGTCACCGTGGCTTTGTCGAGCAGGATGCGGTCGCGAACGTACACGTCGAGGAGGCGGCGCACGGCCGGGACATCGCTGGTCCGGGCCCGCCGGACGGTGATGGCTTTTGCGGTGACTTCGGGGCGCGTCGCTGACATGAGCGGACGCTATCGCCCGTCGGCGTCCGTCACCGAGCCGGGGTTCTCCTCTCGCGGGGCTTCCCGGTCTTCCCTATCCCTGCGATCCGGACCCTGCACGATGCGTACGGCGTCCCGGAGGGACTGCCGCTGTTCGTCGCTCATCATCCCGAAGAAGGCGACGAGCGCGGCGGCCGGGTTGTCGCTCTGCGACCAGGCCTCGTTCATCAGGGCGGCGGCGTAGGCGGCCCGGGAGGAGACGGCCTCATATCGATAGGCGCGCCCTTCGGCCTCCCGCCGGACCCAGCCCTTCTGATGGAGATTGTCCAAAACGGTCATCACCGTGGTGTACGCGATGGACCGTTCCTGCTGAAGGTCTTCCAGGACTTCTCGAACGGTCACCGGGCGGTTCCACTTCCACACCCGCGTCATGACCGCGTCTTCGAGTTCTCCCAATGGGCGAGGCACAGCTCAGAACAATAGTGGGAGATCCCGCCCATGGCGTGCCGGACGTGCACTTTCACCGACAAAGGCGAACAAAAGGGGCGCGCGACTCGGAAGGTGCGGTATACGGCGAGGGGCGCGGGCCGGCTCTCAGACGCCGTCGGTCTTGGACACGGCGGCCTGGCGGGCGTTCTCCGCGAAGGCCGCGTCGACGGCGGCGTCCTCCTTGGCCTTGGCGGCGCCGCCCTGGGTCTTCACGATCACCCGGACCAGGCCGATGAAGAAGATGGCCATGACGACCGGAGGCACGAGCGCGGAGACGTAGTCCATGGGTCCAGGGTAGCCACGGAGGACCGGGCGAAAGGGGCGGGGTGGGCGAACCACGCCGCAACCCCCCGCCAGCTGCCGTTTTCTCAGCCCGCGGCGAGTTGCTGCGGGGGCCCGGCGGGCGGCGTGGCGGGCCGCCGCCGCGGAAAGACCTCGCCCGGCGTGGGAATGGGCCGCTTCGGCGCGCTGGGCTCGGGAGCCGCGGGCCGCGGCGCGGGCCGCTCCGCGGGCTTCTCCTTGGGCTTCTTCTCCGGTTCCTTCGCCACTCCGCCCGGCAGAGCCGTCAGCCGGACCCTGGAGACCGGTACGGCCGGCGCCGGTACCTTTCGCGCCCCCTGGGCGAGCCGGGCCCGCACGTCGTGCTCGGCAAGCTCCTGGCAGCGGTCAAGAAGGGCGGCGGCACCGGGGTTCCCGCGCAGCGCCCGCAGCGCGGCGAGGTCGTCCGGGGTGGGCCGGTGCCCGGCCGCCAGCGCCTCCTCCAGAAGGGTCAGGTAGCCGACGACGGTCCCCGGCAGGGCGGCCCGGTACCTGGCCAGGTCGGCCACCAGGAAGGCGCGCAGCCGGGCCCCCTCGCCGATCGCCTCGTCGAGCGACTCGGCGAGCCGATGACAGTCCTTGACGTCCTCGGCGGAGACGGGACCGGGGTGAAGGGCGAGGGCGAGAGCACGGCGGAGCACACGCAGCTCCTCCGCACCGAACGCCATGCCGCCGCGGGATCCGTATGGCGTGGGCATGGACCGAAGATACGCGTAAATCAGACAAACTCGACATAGGGGGCATGGTGTGGCGTACACCGTCCACCCGCTCAGCCCCGCACTTTCAGCCCGTCCGGCGAACGGGGACGCAGACCGGTCGGCACCCCATCTCAACCCGTCCGGCGTTTGAGGACGCAGACCGGTCGGAGCCACATTTCAGCCCGTCCGGCGAACAGGGACGCAGACCGGTCGACACCACATCTCAACCCGTCCGGCGAACGAGGACGAAGGCCGGTCGGCACCACATCTCAGCCCGTCCGGCGAACAGGGACGCAGACCGGTCGACACCACATCTCAACCCGTCCGGCGAACAGGGACGCAGACCGGTCGACACCACATCTCAACCCGTC
Coding sequences within:
- a CDS encoding SCO3374 family protein — translated: MAGTAPLAASTVPHPRRPFDSASGSGCGAGSGPGTSRHWYENDLGWPTVPAVPGEPLRLVTGVRFDVLEVPTRAGVRALRHLAPGSPVALQGGRMRLLVAVGSAEELPGLLAWLEWGAPALDLGLRALGAGGAMDAPVRPGPSAAVVRPPSGSTEGQAGPVQGAAVWLRPPESGCEVEASLPTLSAMGGVGGAPDLVRLVNTLATECHRVRLRRAGHEPEDSQAFASS
- a CDS encoding Lsr2 family protein, with product MAQKVQVLLVDDLDGGEADETVTFALDGKTYEIDLTTANADKLRGLLDPYVKGGRRTGGRASGGRGKARAASGGSQDTAQIRAWAKENGYDVNDRGRVPATIRQAYEDANA
- a CDS encoding amino-acid N-acetyltransferase, producing the protein MSATRPEVTAKAITVRRARTSDVPAVRRLLDVYVRDRILLDKATVTLYEDIQEFWVAERDDNAEVVGCGALHVMWEDLAEVRTLAVNHSLKGAGVGHQLLEKLLETARWLGVRRVFCLTFEVEFFGKHGFVEIGETPVDTDVYAELLRSYDEGVAEFLGLERVKPNTLGNSRMLLHL
- a CDS encoding BlaI/MecI/CopY family transcriptional regulator, whose translation is MTRVWKWNRPVTVREVLEDLQQERSIAYTTVMTVLDNLHQKGWVRREAEGRAYRYEAVSSRAAYAAALMNEAWSQSDNPAAALVAFFGMMSDEQRQSLRDAVRIVQGPDRRDREDREAPREENPGSVTDADGR